The proteins below are encoded in one region of Clostridium estertheticum:
- a CDS encoding NucA/NucB deoxyribonuclease domain-containing protein — MDMPKDVKLACGLGGAGGSGKADIVEVKISRSKYHESAKHIEDAIANGYPDVLTINGGGAKPNLRASLKGIDKVLGKDLDEYPPAMFEEGGKGASVRPINPSDNRGSGSSIGHKLRPYPNGTNIKYKITDD; from the coding sequence ATGGATATGCCAAAAGATGTGAAATTAGCATGTGGTTTAGGTGGCGCTGGTGGGTCAGGAAAAGCTGATATTGTAGAAGTTAAAATTTCTAGAAGTAAATATCATGAATCAGCAAAGCACATTGAAGATGCGATAGCTAATGGATATCCAGATGTATTAACAATTAATGGAGGTGGCGCAAAACCTAATCTTAGAGCGTCATTAAAAGGAATAGATAAAGTTTTGGGAAAGGATTTAGATGAATATCCACCAGCAATGTTTGAAGAAGGAGGTAAGGGGGCAAGTGTTAGACCTATTAACCCATCTGATAATAGAGGGTCTGGTTCAAGTATAGGTCATAAACTAAGACCATATCCTAATGGAACTAATATAAAGTATAAAATAACTGATGATTAG
- the imm47 gene encoding Imm47 family immunity protein, protein MDDKDNIMCRGIWYGDTPNDISKEELWYKINIEKDERKKLLIIIDLLKLGDFSAKQLLIEIMNTSNDDGVINLCIRVFCSIAEHNDILKNDNLKMLSESDDDAVNVFATYSKQALSYEVVPYLLVLLEEWEDTNVETTIRDALYYILDYQESTSESASVDEIGEFYINKRDELDIEKYYYKGELAFPGVLTKILLDASIISRKYGKELKEITIPTMLSIWSGIECPVQYYTIVDDEIMRKVFDYVKQLSKMNWEKGCKYFYGHKI, encoded by the coding sequence ATGGATGATAAAGATAATATAATGTGTCGAGGAATATGGTATGGGGATACACCAAATGATATTAGTAAAGAAGAACTATGGTATAAAATTAATATTGAAAAGGATGAGAGAAAGAAGCTTTTAATAATAATAGATTTATTAAAGCTTGGAGATTTTTCGGCAAAACAGTTATTAATTGAAATAATGAATACAAGTAATGATGACGGTGTAATAAATCTTTGCATAAGAGTATTTTGTTCAATTGCAGAGCATAATGATATTTTAAAAAATGATAATTTGAAAATGCTATCTGAATCTGATGATGATGCAGTTAATGTATTTGCAACATATTCGAAGCAAGCATTATCATATGAAGTTGTTCCTTACTTACTTGTACTATTAGAAGAATGGGAAGATACTAATGTTGAGACTACTATAAGAGATGCACTATATTATATTTTAGATTATCAAGAATCAACTTCAGAAAGTGCATCAGTTGATGAAATTGGAGAATTTTACATCAATAAAAGAGATGAACTAGATATAGAAAAGTATTACTATAAAGGAGAGTTAGCATTTCCAGGAGTATTAACAAAAATATTATTAGATGCAAGTATTATTTCAAGAAAATACGGAAAAGAATTAAAAGAAATTACAATTCCAACAATGCTTTCAATTTGGAGTGGTATTGAATGCCCTGTACAATATTATACAATAGTAGACGATGAAATCATGAGAAAAGTTTTTGATTATGTTAAACAACTTTCAAAAATGAATTGGGAAAAAGGCTGCAAGTACTTTTATGGACACAAGATATAA
- a CDS encoding endonuclease V, with translation MDLKNIHKFEVNSEESFVSIQKSLVKKIRLINRFKEEIKLCAGIDLAYWEKGEEHYAVCCIVVINYKTKKEVEKVYSYGKINVPYVAGFLAFRELPLIVEAAKKLTLEPDIFIFDGNGYLHFNHMGIATHASFFLNKPTIGVAKSYLKIGGVDFNMPQNDEGSYNDIVINGEVYGRVLRTRKDVKPIFISCGNYIDLETCTKIVSELVNKESRLPIPVRLADLETHIMRNELKKLI, from the coding sequence ATGGATCTTAAAAATATTCATAAATTTGAAGTGAATTCAGAAGAATCATTTGTCTCTATTCAAAAGAGCCTAGTAAAAAAGATTAGATTAATTAATAGGTTTAAAGAAGAGATTAAACTTTGTGCAGGAATAGATTTGGCTTATTGGGAAAAAGGAGAAGAACATTATGCTGTATGTTGCATTGTAGTTATTAATTACAAAACGAAAAAAGAGGTTGAAAAGGTATATAGTTATGGTAAAATAAATGTACCTTATGTAGCTGGATTTTTGGCTTTTAGAGAATTGCCACTAATAGTTGAAGCTGCAAAGAAATTGACCCTAGAACCAGATATATTTATATTTGATGGGAATGGATATTTACATTTTAATCACATGGGAATAGCGACACATGCATCTTTTTTCTTAAATAAGCCTACTATAGGCGTAGCTAAAAGTTACTTGAAAATTGGCGGAGTAGATTTTAATATGCCCCAAAATGATGAAGGATCATATAACGATATTGTGATAAATGGAGAAGTGTATGGTAGAGTACTTAGAACGAGGAAGGATGTAAAACCTATATTTATATCATGTGGGAATTACATCGACTTAGAGACTTGTACTAAAATAGTGTCTGAATTAGTAAATAAAGAGAGTAGACTTCCAATTCCAGTTAGATTAGCTGACTTAGAAACACATATAATGAGAAATGAATTAAAGAAACTAATCTAA
- a CDS encoding toxin-antitoxin system YwqK family antitoxin, translating into MKNDILDKEYVLNNGINLKALWGEYCSDRILDKPEEEGGKPFTGLAYELYNNGQLIYYCFYKDGFECGEYVEFHENGNIESKQYMKYGQIRGKEELWFEDGKLKSISEYEFGICLTLKEWDYDGKLVKEKLSPIEEDIKNLKRERESNKRLGRD; encoded by the coding sequence ATGAAAAATGATATATTGGATAAAGAATATGTACTGAACAATGGAATTAATCTTAAAGCGTTATGGGGTGAATATTGTAGTGATAGAATTTTAGATAAGCCAGAAGAAGAAGGAGGAAAACCATTTACTGGATTAGCATATGAGCTATATAATAATGGGCAATTAATTTATTATTGTTTTTATAAAGATGGGTTTGAATGTGGAGAGTATGTTGAATTCCATGAAAATGGGAATATCGAAAGTAAACAATATATGAAATACGGTCAAATTAGAGGAAAAGAAGAGCTTTGGTTTGAAGATGGCAAATTAAAATCAATTTCTGAATATGAGTTTGGTATTTGTTTAACTCTAAAGGAGTGGGATTATGATGGTAAATTAGTTAAAGAGAAACTATCTCCAATAGAGGAAGATATTAAAAATTTAAAAAGAGAAAGAGAGTCGAATAAAAGGTTAGGGAGAGATTAA
- a CDS encoding YwqJ-related putative deaminase: protein MFYFGRPSKTSYKLEDTSDYKACKDLKQYHESGGSEAGHDTDYFYYEIETREKYEVGANISFKNKDFYVNQYKARALSDEVIYKYRLYRKNGVWQTKVTNSLIGGTSIDGKVLEVKGEKIKLNLNIDKSQNKDKASWFPYAPPTGNVMYSMPIVGTSASLYFPSETGEEPIVTGCVRKNGSGCAKTADTTKRYFGTEHGSEIEMVPGALNIKGGSKEPLSISFDDAVGVTIKSHKKLSLNAAGGITMNTPQSVKLKAQSQILVAKAGTKSGFSMETDLHFLSNNVIKNGSDREAFAAFDDEPTVGKKPEPKPIKKAVVAKPPAEKKKGFNWGKLAGNVLAAVAVVAVVAAVVAVVVFTGGTAIPAVAGALAAVGTTATAAAGAAFAGGMIMGSIGVAGKAISDYVSGEVSDLSSYMSIGARESFVGAVTGAISGPFGEIKNIKQIIKIGGVTGGVESIIRQTLDGKGINPITVLKDAGKGILTLGLFHGAGKLFQKASPFIKESFSKISSKISENTRIAKIALNNMDMPKGVKLACGLGGGDSKVAKEFVKQFKKANTEVSRIDYLRNKYGQLTPKQINNRINLRGVTHDKLDELITSGISNKKLGPAVAGVLDTKTGKFYCGINDAKGKLPEKMDNLIKDRIENMPKDIRDSYVRTKAAGSHAEVNALNEALLSRPNASIDDFMIHVISTKGLGPNIPVAGIPMPRCPHCEFITAGAKYFPEVLKYEK from the coding sequence ATGTTTTATTTTGGGAGGCCAAGTAAAACAAGTTATAAATTAGAAGATACTAGTGATTATAAAGCTTGCAAGGATTTAAAACAATATCATGAATCCGGTGGAAGTGAAGCAGGGCATGATACTGACTATTTCTATTATGAAATAGAAACAAGAGAAAAGTATGAAGTAGGAGCTAATATTAGCTTCAAAAATAAAGACTTTTATGTAAATCAATATAAAGCTCGTGCTTTAAGTGATGAAGTTATTTACAAATACCGTTTATATAGAAAAAACGGAGTATGGCAAACAAAAGTTACAAATTCACTTATTGGTGGAACATCTATTGATGGGAAAGTTCTTGAAGTTAAGGGTGAAAAGATAAAACTTAATTTAAATATAGATAAGAGCCAAAATAAAGATAAAGCTTCCTGGTTCCCGTATGCACCACCAACTGGAAACGTAATGTACTCAATGCCTATAGTAGGAACAAGCGCAAGTTTATATTTCCCTAGCGAGACTGGCGAAGAGCCAATTGTAACTGGATGCGTAAGAAAAAATGGAAGTGGTTGTGCTAAAACAGCAGATACAACTAAAAGGTATTTTGGCACAGAACACGGCAGTGAAATAGAAATGGTGCCAGGAGCTTTGAACATAAAAGGCGGAAGCAAAGAGCCACTTAGTATAAGTTTTGACGATGCGGTTGGAGTAACAATTAAAAGTCATAAAAAACTAAGTTTAAATGCAGCTGGTGGAATAACAATGAACACACCACAAAGCGTTAAACTTAAGGCGCAAAGCCAAATACTTGTAGCAAAAGCAGGAACTAAAAGTGGATTTTCAATGGAAACTGATCTACACTTCTTATCCAATAATGTAATAAAAAATGGGAGTGATAGAGAAGCCTTTGCTGCATTTGACGATGAACCTACGGTAGGTAAAAAGCCAGAACCTAAGCCGATTAAAAAGGCAGTTGTAGCAAAACCACCTGCAGAAAAAAAGAAAGGGTTTAACTGGGGTAAATTAGCTGGAAATGTTCTTGCAGCAGTAGCGGTGGTTGCAGTAGTTGCAGCGGTCGTAGCAGTCGTAGTGTTTACTGGAGGAACAGCAATACCAGCCGTAGCGGGAGCATTAGCAGCAGTGGGCACAACCGCAACAGCAGCAGCCGGAGCAGCTTTTGCTGGCGGAATGATAATGGGTTCCATTGGGGTCGCAGGTAAAGCAATATCGGATTATGTTAGTGGTGAAGTTAGTGATTTGTCTTCGTACATGTCGATTGGAGCTCGAGAATCATTTGTAGGAGCAGTTACAGGAGCTATATCTGGTCCATTTGGGGAAATAAAAAACATTAAACAAATTATAAAGATTGGCGGAGTGACAGGCGGCGTTGAAAGTATAATAAGACAAACATTAGACGGAAAAGGTATAAACCCCATAACTGTATTAAAGGATGCAGGAAAAGGAATATTAACATTAGGATTATTCCATGGTGCAGGGAAATTATTTCAGAAAGCATCACCGTTTATTAAAGAGTCATTTAGTAAGATATCATCTAAAATATCAGAGAATACTAGGATAGCTAAAATAGCATTAAACAACATGGATATGCCAAAAGGCGTAAAATTAGCATGTGGTTTAGGTGGCGGAGATTCTAAGGTAGCGAAAGAATTCGTTAAACAATTTAAAAAGGCTAATACTGAGGTAAGTAGAATTGATTATTTAAGGAATAAATATGGCCAATTAACTCCAAAGCAAATTAATAATCGTATTAATTTAAGAGGTGTAACACATGATAAATTAGATGAATTAATTACGAGTGGAATAAGTAACAAAAAACTTGGTCCAGCAGTTGCAGGTGTTTTAGATACAAAAACGGGGAAATTTTATTGCGGAATAAACGATGCTAAGGGGAAATTGCCAGAAAAAATGGATAATTTGATTAAAGACAGAATTGAAAACATGCCTAAGGATATACGTGATAGTTACGTAAGGACAAAAGCTGCTGGTTCCCATGCAGAAGTAAATGCTTTGAATGAAGCTTTATTATCAAGACCAAATGCAAGTATAGATGACTTTATGATACATGTAATAAGTACTAAAGGCCTTGGACCAAATATTCCAGTAGCAGGTATCCCGATGCCAAGGTGCCCACATTGTGAATTTATAACAGCTGGAGCAAAATATTTTCCGGAGGTATTAAAATATGAAAAATGA
- a CDS encoding T6SS immunity protein Tdi1 domain-containing protein — translation MSNNIFNGFILEEVVAEEIINKYVGKIPEQLIEVWKKYGFGSIINGYLKIINPDRFQNVIDESYFRSQVAIPIFATGMGDIIAWEENKYLRMVNYRRGGFKGISAGFDFFFSDLESTSFCEKYLDCQPYFQAVEKYGQPTFDECFGYTPILGLGGSEKVEKLEKVKLIEHIYIITHFMGSIE, via the coding sequence ATGTCGAATAACATTTTTAATGGATTTATACTAGAAGAAGTAGTTGCAGAAGAGATTATTAATAAATACGTTGGAAAAATACCAGAACAATTAATTGAAGTATGGAAGAAGTATGGGTTTGGTAGTATTATTAATGGATATTTAAAAATTATTAACCCTGATAGATTTCAAAATGTAATTGATGAATCTTACTTTAGGAGTCAAGTTGCAATACCAATATTTGCTACGGGCATGGGGGATATAATAGCGTGGGAAGAAAATAAATATCTGAGAATGGTTAACTATAGAAGAGGTGGATTCAAAGGAATCTCAGCGGGATTTGATTTCTTTTTCTCAGATTTAGAAAGCACTTCTTTTTGTGAAAAATATTTAGATTGCCAACCATATTTTCAGGCAGTTGAAAAATATGGTCAACCAACATTTGACGAATGTTTTGGATATACACCTATTCTTGGATTAGGTGGATCAGAAAAAGTTGAAAAGCTAGAAAAAGTAAAATTAATTGAGCATATATATATAATTACTCATTTTATGGGTTCAATTGAGTGA
- a CDS encoding polymorphic toxin type 15 domain-containing protein, translating to MGEALGAKMVIGGVTNGFESVIRQTLEGKGINFKTLLLDAGIGAATAGVFHGAGKLFQKASPFVKKAFSKISSKISENTRIAKIALSNIEKGPKSGVLGSNFGNVDEALGRFTKEFKKVKSGIPKTSEVEVNFNRNLKHDAVEFERQLKDQEKGLNSSTIEEYLTNRDRYLKEGRALEGNAAQRVGRENAHLEKVNELRKSGVPIEEAEKQASDWMKTQAALHNPDQIAGGNPLNIGGVGDKRINSSLGSQWKSRIAEMDEQIRGMAENMTETQRKSQHLNIKLTQ from the coding sequence ATGGGTGAAGCATTAGGTGCTAAGATGGTTATAGGTGGAGTAACAAATGGTTTTGAAAGTGTAATAAGACAAACATTAGAAGGCAAAGGTATAAACTTCAAAACTCTATTATTAGATGCAGGAATTGGAGCAGCAACAGCTGGAGTGTTCCATGGCGCAGGGAAATTATTTCAGAAAGCATCACCATTTGTTAAAAAAGCATTTAGTAAAATATCATCTAAAATATCAGAGAATACTAGGATAGCTAAAATAGCATTGAGTAACATTGAGAAGGGACCAAAATCAGGAGTACTTGGAAGCAATTTTGGTAATGTTGATGAGGCGTTAGGCAGGTTTACAAAGGAATTTAAGAAGGTTAAGAGTGGTATTCCGAAAACCTCTGAAGTTGAGGTAAACTTTAATAGAAATCTTAAGCATGATGCAGTGGAATTTGAGAGACAATTAAAGGATCAAGAAAAAGGATTAAATTCTTCAACTATTGAGGAATACCTTACTAATAGAGATAGGTACTTAAAAGAAGGAAGGGCATTGGAAGGAAATGCAGCTCAACGAGTGGGAAGAGAAAATGCGCATTTAGAAAAAGTAAATGAGCTAAGGAAAAGTGGAGTTCCGATTGAAGAAGCTGAAAAACAAGCAAGTGATTGGATGAAAACTCAAGCAGCATTACACAATCCGGATCAAATAGCAGGTGGAAATCCACTAAATATTGGTGGGGTTGGAGACAAAAGAATAAATTCTTCCCTTGGTTCCCAGTGGAAATCTAGAATAGCTGAAATGGATGAGCAAATTAGAGGGATGGCAGAAAATATGACAGAGACACAAAGAAAGTCGCAGCACTTAAATATTAAATTAACCCAATAA
- a CDS encoding DUF4274 domain-containing protein: MDNSKVEYVYKLLYSENKENTINEIQGISNSELLHVIVGNYNWDNGLEIPYSIVCNKNCDLGTALMIFYYADGYRVLENSDELNNPNLKQWTNFISEIKERIINNKFQCNRIKFIPPLTKVQIFKLKKNDPNINKVFLEESDGEVIEIPSI, translated from the coding sequence ATGGATAATTCTAAAGTAGAATATGTGTATAAATTACTATACAGTGAAAATAAAGAAAATACAATTAACGAGATTCAAGGAATATCAAATAGCGAATTATTACATGTAATTGTAGGAAACTATAACTGGGATAATGGGCTTGAAATACCATATAGTATAGTATGTAATAAGAATTGTGATTTAGGTACTGCATTAATGATTTTTTATTATGCTGATGGTTATAGAGTGTTGGAAAATAGTGATGAGCTAAATAATCCTAACTTAAAACAGTGGACTAATTTTATTTCAGAAATAAAAGAAAGAATTATAAATAATAAATTTCAGTGTAATAGAATTAAATTCATACCACCATTAACCAAGGTTCAAATATTCAAGTTGAAAAAGAATGATCCTAATATAAATAAGGTTTTTTTAGAAGAATCAGATGGTGAAGTTATTGAAATACCAAGTATTTAA
- a CDS encoding AHH domain-containing protein has protein sequence MSPYTSIGARESFVGAVTGAISGPFGSLKDIKGIIKLGGVTGGVESLIRQTLDGKGINPITVIKDAGKGILTLGLLHGAGKLIKGASPFIKNTINKIISKNDSAILNIAKKIDNVLAPVRVAQLSTGEKVLLKMEGKNTAQDAMSKMIGKANNNILLKDAKNMKSGIAEGVSETKRLIPGTPGVVTGGDSTKLGKNIMESMGLKRSTKWTGHQAQHIIPAEVADNPILRKIGMNLDETTNGILLRTPDADLSAMSRHRGYHSVYNDVVKRQLNNMDVNQSVDILQKQVFDLQTNLRKLQESGLPLYPSQGATVDLWERSLNRIGK, from the coding sequence ATGTCTCCGTACACGTCAATTGGAGCTCGAGAATCATTTGTAGGAGCAGTAACTGGAGCTATATCTGGTCCATTTGGATCATTAAAAGACATCAAAGGAATTATAAAGCTTGGAGGAGTGACAGGCGGCGTTGAAAGTTTAATAAGACAAACATTAGACGGAAAAGGTATAAACCCCATAACTGTGATAAAGGATGCAGGAAAAGGAATATTAACACTAGGATTATTACATGGTGCAGGAAAATTAATAAAGGGAGCATCACCATTTATTAAAAATACAATTAATAAAATTATAAGTAAAAATGATTCAGCTATTTTAAATATAGCGAAGAAAATAGATAATGTGTTAGCCCCTGTAAGAGTTGCTCAATTATCAACCGGAGAAAAAGTGTTATTGAAAATGGAAGGTAAAAATACAGCACAGGATGCTATGTCTAAAATGATTGGAAAAGCAAATAATAATATCCTATTGAAAGATGCTAAAAATATGAAGAGTGGTATTGCTGAGGGAGTAAGTGAAACTAAAAGATTAATACCAGGAACTCCAGGAGTAGTTACTGGTGGTGATTCAACTAAACTAGGTAAAAATATAATGGAATCAATGGGATTAAAAAGGTCAACTAAATGGACAGGTCATCAAGCACAACACATAATTCCAGCTGAAGTGGCAGATAATCCAATACTTCGAAAAATAGGGATGAATTTAGATGAAACTACAAATGGAATATTGCTAAGGACGCCAGATGCCGACCTAAGTGCTATGTCAAGACATAGAGGATATCATTCAGTATATAATGATGTAGTAAAAAGGCAATTAAACAATATGGATGTCAATCAAAGTGTTGATATACTTCAAAAGCAAGTGTTTGACTTGCAGACTAATTTAAGAAAACTACAAGAAAGTGGATTACCATTATATCCAAGTCAAGGTGCGACTGTAGACCTATGGGAAAGAAGTCTAAATAGAATAGGAAAATAA
- a CDS encoding SMI1/KNR4 family protein: MYLDDLKKVLFPPSEPYKIGEDEGWSKLENKLGIVLPEDYKNFIKTYGTGGIDNFIWILTPFVQDENVNFVTRMSVMLNAYSESKNKFPQYYKHKVFPEQGGLLPWAYTDNGDEIYWLTGENSNEWSIIVYETRSSEYHQYSMNMVEFLYKIITNRLVCEAFPEDFPSEEPEFISVDVD; this comes from the coding sequence TTGTATTTAGATGATTTGAAGAAAGTATTATTTCCACCAAGTGAACCATATAAAATAGGTGAAGATGAAGGGTGGAGTAAATTAGAGAATAAACTAGGAATAGTATTACCAGAAGATTACAAGAATTTTATTAAGACTTATGGAACAGGTGGAATTGATAATTTTATTTGGATTCTGACTCCGTTTGTACAGGATGAAAATGTTAACTTTGTGACTCGTATGAGTGTGATGCTTAATGCATATTCGGAGTCGAAAAATAAATTTCCTCAATACTACAAACACAAAGTTTTTCCGGAACAAGGTGGGCTTCTTCCTTGGGCATATACGGATAATGGTGATGAAATATATTGGTTAACTGGTGAAAACTCTAATGAATGGTCAATTATTGTGTATGAAACAAGGTCGTCAGAATATCATCAGTATTCTATGAATATGGTAGAGTTTTTGTATAAGATTATAACAAATAGGTTAGTTTGTGAAGCCTTTCCAGAGGATTTCCCTTCAGAAGAACCTGAATTTATTTCTGTTGATGTAGACTAG
- a CDS encoding DNA/RNA non-specific endonuclease has protein sequence MPIVGTSASLYFPSETSEDPIVTGCVRTNGSGCAKTADTTKRYFGTEHGSEIEMVPGALNIKGGSKEPLSISFDDAVGVTIKSHKKLSLNAAGGITMKTPQSVKLKAQSQILVAKAGTKSGFSMETDLHFLSNNVIKNGSDREAFAAFDDEPTVGKKPEPKPVKKAVVAKPPAEKKKGFNWGKLAGNVLAGLAVVAVVAIAAVAIAVTLGAATAVVAAIAIGAAVAGTAAVASQAISDVQSGEVSDITAYMKAGGREALVGALSGAIFGPFGMGEALGAKMIIGGLTNGVESLVRQTLEGKGINFKTLLLDAGIGAATAGVFHGAGKLFQKASPFVKNAFSKISSKISENTRIAKIALSNMEKGPKSVVLGSNFGNVDEALGRFTKEFKKVKSGIAVVGNAENELGISNITNNSRGQAVFGELDSLGRPTGMTATVTKDMIGTGTKASQSIKPPGFAGGGPGSLGHARGHLLGKQLGGHGDDPRNLVTLFQNPVNSPVMRDFESSVRAAVENGEVVRYQSIPIHEGNNLIPSGVTMSARGTGGFQLDVTILNRK, from the coding sequence ATGCCTATAGTAGGAACAAGCGCAAGTTTGTATTTCCCTAGCGAAACTAGTGAAGATCCAATTGTAACTGGATGCGTAAGGACAAATGGAAGCGGTTGTGCTAAAACAGCAGATACAACAAAAAGGTATTTTGGGACAGAACACGGCAGTGAAATAGAAATGGTACCAGGTGCTTTGAACATAAAAGGTGGAAGCAAAGAGCCACTTAGTATAAGTTTTGATGATGCGGTTGGAGTAACAATTAAAAGCCATAAAAAACTAAGTTTAAATGCAGCTGGTGGAATAACAATGAAAACACCACAAAGCGTTAAACTTAAGGCTCAAAGCCAAATACTTGTAGCAAAAGCAGGAACTAAAAGTGGATTTTCAATGGAAACTGATCTGCACTTCTTATCCAATAATGTAATAAAAAATGGGAGTGATAGAGAAGCCTTTGCTGCATTTGACGATGAACCTACGGTAGGTAAAAAGCCAGAACCTAAGCCGGTTAAAAAGGCAGTTGTAGCAAAACCACCTGCAGAAAAAAAGAAAGGGTTTAACTGGGGGAAATTAGCTGGAAATGTTCTTGCTGGTTTGGCAGTGGTGGCAGTTGTAGCAATTGCCGCAGTTGCAATAGCGGTAACTTTGGGAGCAGCAACAGCGGTGGTAGCAGCAATTGCAATAGGTGCGGCAGTTGCAGGAACAGCAGCAGTTGCAAGTCAAGCAATATCAGATGTTCAAAGTGGAGAAGTAAGTGATATAACTGCTTATATGAAGGCTGGGGGTAGAGAAGCACTTGTAGGAGCACTCTCAGGAGCTATATTTGGTCCGTTTGGTATGGGAGAAGCATTAGGTGCTAAAATGATAATAGGTGGATTAACAAATGGCGTTGAAAGTTTAGTAAGACAAACATTAGAAGGCAAAGGTATAAACTTTAAAACTTTATTACTGGATGCAGGAATTGGAGCAGCAACAGCTGGAGTGTTCCATGGTGCAGGGAAATTATTTCAGAAAGCATCACCATTTGTTAAAAATGCATTTAGTAAAATATCATCTAAAATATCAGAGAATACTAGGATAGCTAAAATAGCATTGAGTAACATGGAAAAAGGACCAAAATCGGTAGTGCTTGGAAGCAATTTTGGTAATGTTGATGAGGCGTTAGGTAGGTTTACAAAGGAGTTTAAAAAAGTTAAGAGTGGTATTGCGGTGGTAGGTAATGCTGAAAATGAATTAGGCATATCTAACATAACAAATAACTCTCGAGGACAAGCTGTATTTGGAGAATTGGACAGTCTTGGAAGACCAACAGGAATGACAGCAACTGTAACTAAAGATATGATTGGTACAGGTACTAAAGCAAGTCAATCTATTAAACCACCGGGGTTTGCTGGTGGTGGTCCAGGAAGCCTTGGTCATGCAAGAGGACATTTACTAGGCAAACAACTGGGTGGACATGGGGATGATCCAAGAAATTTAGTAACACTATTTCAGAATCCAGTAAATTCTCCAGTAATGAGAGATTTTGAGAGTTCTGTTAGGGCAGCAGTTGAAAATGGTGAAGTCGTAAGATATCAATCAATACCAATACATGAAGGAAATAATTTAATTCCTTCAGGAGTAACAATGAGTGCAAGAGGAACAGGCGGATTCCAGCTAGATGTTACTATTCTAAATAGAAAATAA
- a CDS encoding Imm6 family immunity protein — protein sequence MELQIINSLEDEVKVGFAITIAEKVFSKIKAVDARYTDGREALNQCWTWAESNGISGDNLYKLIDNAECTGISEFAEDEDDLNVARLWSLLVDTVCYTSWRAYKKEKRKYLPQSLEGIKEESLIIFIESAIETTFVTKEEIVTMGQHLLSNYQVRNDKRVIIRDDFMKKVMNEY from the coding sequence ATGGAATTACAAATAATAAATAGCTTAGAAGATGAAGTTAAAGTTGGGTTTGCTATTACTATTGCAGAAAAAGTTTTTTCTAAAATCAAAGCGGTTGATGCGAGATATACAGATGGAAGAGAAGCACTAAATCAATGTTGGACATGGGCTGAAAGTAACGGCATTTCAGGAGATAATTTATATAAGTTGATTGATAATGCAGAGTGCACAGGAATATCTGAGTTTGCGGAAGACGAAGACGATTTAAATGTTGCCAGATTATGGTCTTTATTAGTTGACACAGTTTGTTATACATCATGGAGGGCATATAAAAAAGAAAAGAGGAAATACTTACCACAATCATTAGAAGGTATAAAAGAAGAGAGTCTTATAATTTTTATAGAAAGTGCAATTGAGACTACTTTCGTTACAAAAGAGGAAATTGTGACAATGGGACAACATCTTTTATCTAATTACCAAGTAAGAAATGATAAGAGAGTAATTATTAGAGATGATTTCATGAAAAAAGTTATGAATGAGTATTAG
- a CDS encoding PAAR-like protein translates to MLVFLFYKIIIIKKPHYFGICSECKEGEDIYLIGEDGVQLPPGKKCLVEISGDWMNVKEDTLVDGKPALTAESVLLHQGKIKFVTTGQEQE, encoded by the coding sequence GTGTTAGTTTTTTTGTTTTATAAAATAATTATAATAAAAAAACCTCATTACTTTGGAATTTGCAGCGAATGCAAGGAAGGCGAAGATATTTATTTAATAGGGGAAGATGGAGTTCAATTACCTCCGGGTAAAAAGTGTCTCGTGGAAATATCAGGTGATTGGATGAATGTAAAAGAGGATACATTAGTTGATGGGAAACCAGCACTTACAGCAGAATCTGTGCTTTTACATCAAGGAAAAATAAAATTCGTGACAACCGGCCAAGAGCAAGAATAG